One part of the Gossypium raimondii isolate GPD5lz chromosome 1, ASM2569854v1, whole genome shotgun sequence genome encodes these proteins:
- the LOC105778317 gene encoding beta-amyrin 16-alpha-hydroxylase CYP87D16 isoform X2 — MEIWYVWVFIISFFSVSVGNWIYRWRNPKCKGKLPPGSMGFPLIGETLSFFATSNSIDMHSFINERLKRYGPLFKTNIAGRPVAVSSDPEFNYFLLQQEGKLIELYYMDSFSQMIHHDNMSNLGGYFHRYLRRSILGHFGHEPLKRKLLSELEDVINQELHKWTNLPEVDVKRQTVPMLFDLTSQILMSHKPEENLGEDLNNMLQSIMTFPLYIPGTTFYKCIQKKRKAIKLTSRVVEERMKGYSCDNSAEGCNKTGDYLDEIVGDIGKEAFLTKEFVPYLLFGLLLATVETISPTITLATMYLLDNPSALQQLTEEHEEILKNREDANSGLVWEEYKSMTFTRYVINETLRLENVLPGMLRKVIADIHVDGYTIPKGWVLLVMPTALHLNPNIYEDPLTFNPSRWKNIGSNGMAKNFIPFGGGNRPCAGAEFSKVLVAVFLHVWVTKFRFTKIKGGNIVRSPILEFTDGFYVNVSRKHG, encoded by the exons ATGGAGATATGGTATGTTTGGGTTTTCATAATATCTTTTTTCAGTGTAAGTGTAGGTAACTGGATTTATAGGTGGAGAAACCCTAAATGCAAGGGCAAACTCCCTCCTGGTTCCATGGGATTCCCTCTAATAGGAGAGACCCTTAGCTTCTTTGCCACTTCCAACTCCATTGACATGCATTCTTTCATTAATGAAAGATTGAAAAG atACGGTCCGTTGTTCAAGACAAACATAGCGGGTCGACCGGTGGCGGTGTCATCAGATCCCGAATTCAACTACTTCTTGCTGCAACAAGAAGGGAAACTCATCGAACTCTATTACATGGATTCCTTTTCACAGATGATACACCACGATAACATGAGTAACCTAGGTGGCTACTTCCACAGGTATCTACGGCGCTCCATTCTCGGTCATTTCGGGCATGAGCCACTCAAACGTAAGCTGTTGTCTGAGCTTGAGGATGTAATAAACCAAGAATTACATAAGTGGACCAATCTGCCAGAGGTCGATGTAAAACGCCAAACTGTTCCC ATGTTATTTGATTTAACCTCACAGATCCTGATGAGCCATAAACCAGAAGAAAATTTAGGTGAAGATTTAAACAACATGTTGCAATCAATTATGACATTTCCTTTATATATCCCTGGGACCACTTTCTACAAATGTATACAG aagaaaagaaaagcaataaAGCTGACAAGTAGGGTTGTAGAAGAGAGAATGAAGGGGTACTCTTGTGATAATTCAGCAGAAGGTTGCAATAAAACGGGAGATTATTTGGATGAAATAGTAGGAGACATTGGGAAAGAAGCATTTTTGACGAAGGAATTCGTGCCTTACCTTCTGTTTGGGCTACTCCTTGCTACTGTCGAGACTATTTCTCCCACTATCACTTTGGCTACCATGTATCTACTGGACAACCCATCGGCTTTGCAACAATTAACA GAGGAGCATGAGGAAATTCTAAAGAACAGAGAAGATGCCAATTCTGGACTTGTATGGGAGGAATACAAATCCATGACGTTCACTCGTTAC GTGATTAATGAAACACTTAGGTTAGAAAATGTTCTTCCTGGGATGCTGAGGAAGGTTATAGCTGACATTCACGTCGATG GATATACAATACCAAAAGGTTGGGTCCTATTGGTTATGCCCACAGCACTTCATCTAAACCCTAATATATATGAAGATCCTCTTACCTTCAACCCTTCAAGATGGAAG aacatTGGGAGCAATGGAATGGCAAAGAACTTCATACCATTTGGAGGAGGGAATAGGCCGTGTGCTGGGGCAGAGTTCAGCAAGGTTCTAGTGGCTGTCTTTTTACATGTCTGGGTCACCAAATTCAG GTTCACAAAAATCAAGGGAGGGAACATTGTTCGTTCACCCATTCTGGAATTTACAGATGGCTTCTACGTTAATGTTTCAAGGAAACATGGTTAA
- the LOC105778293 gene encoding beta-amyrin 16-alpha-hydroxylase CYP87D16 isoform X2 produces MIMEIWYVWVFIISFLSVSVGNWIYRWRNPKCKGKLPPGSMGFPLIGETLSFFVTSNSIDMHPFVNERLKRYGPLFKTNIAGRPVAVSSDPEFNYFVLQQEGKLIELYYMDSFSQTVHNDNLSNLGGYFQRYLRRSILRHFGHEPLKRKLLSELEDVINHEVHKWTNLPEVDVKLQTVPMLFDLTSQILMSYKPEKNLGEDLNNMLQSIMTFPLYIPGTAFYKCIQKKRKAIKLTTWVLEERMKGYSYDNSAEGCNKKGDFLDEVIGDIGKEAFLTKEFVPYLLFGLLLATVETISPTVTLATMYLLDNPSALQQLTEEHEEILKNREDANSGLVWEEYKSMTFTRYVINETLRLENVLPGMLRKVIADIHVDGYTIPKGWILLVMPTALHLNPNIYEDPLTFNPSRWKNIGSNGMAKNFMPFGGGDRPCAGAEFSKVLMAVFLHVWVTKFRFTKVKGGNIVRAPILGFPDGFYVNVSRKHC; encoded by the exons ATGATAATGGAAATATGGTATGTTTGGGTTTTCATAATATCTTTTTTGAGTGTAAGTGTAGGCAACTGGATTTATAGGTGGAGGAACCCTAAATGCAAGGGCAAACTCCCTCCTGGTTCCATGGGATTCCCTCTTATAGGAGAGACCCTTAGCTTCTTTGTCACTTCCAACTCCATTGACATGCATCCTTTCGTTAATGAAAGATTGAAAAG atACGGTCCGTTGTTCAAGACAAACATAGCGGGTCGACCGGTGGCGGTGTCATCAGATCCCGAATTCAACTACTTCGTGTTGCAACAAGAGGGGAAACTCATCGAACTCTATTACATGGATTCCTTTTCACAGACGGTACACAACGATAACTTGAGTAATCTAGGTGGCTACTTCCAGAGGTATCTACGGCGCTCCATTCTCCGTCATTTCGGACATGAGCCACTCAAACGTAAGCTGTTGTCTGAGCTTGAGGATGTAATAAACCATGAAGTACATAAGTGGACCAATCTGCCAGAGGTCGATGTAAAACTCCAAACTGTTCCC ATGTTATTTGATTTAACCTCACAGATCCTGATGAGTTATAAAccagaaaaaaatttaggtgaAGATTTAAACAACATGTTGCAATCAATTATGACATTTCCTTTATATATTCCTGGGACCGCTTTCTACAAATGTATACAG aagaaaagaaaagcaataaAGCTGACGACTTGGGTTTTAGAAGAGAGGATGAAGGGGTACTCTTATGATAATTCAGCAGAAGGTTGCAATAAAAAGGGAGATTTTTTGGATGAAGTAATAGGAGACATTGGGAAAGAAGCATTTTTGACGAAGGAATTCGTGCCTTACCTTCTGTTTGGGCTACTCCTTGCTACTGTCGAGACGATTTCACCCACTGTCACTTTGGCCACCATGTATCTACTGGACAACCCATCGGCTTTGCAACAATTAACA GAGGAGCATGAGGAAATTCTAAAGAACAGAGAAGATGCCAATTCTGGACTTGTATGGGAGGAATACAAATCCATGACGTTCACTCGTTAC GTGATTAATGAAACACTTAGGCTAGAAAATGTTCTTCCTGGGATGTTGAGGAAAGTTATAGCTGACATTCACGTCGATG GATATACAATACCAAAAGGTTGGATCCTATTGGTTATGCCCACAGCTCTTCATCTGAACCCTAATATATATGAAGATCCTCTTACCTTCAACCCTTCAAGATGGAAG aacATTGGGAGCAATGGAATGGCAAAGAACTTCATGCCATTTGGAGGAGGGGATAGGCCGTGTGCGGGTGCAGAGTTCAGCAAGGTTCTAATGGCTGTCTTTTTACATGTCTGGGTCACCAAATTCAg
- the LOC105778317 gene encoding beta-amyrin 16-alpha-hydroxylase CYP87D16 isoform X1 has protein sequence MEIWYVWVFIISFFSVSVGNWIYRWRNPKCKGKLPPGSMGFPLIGETLSFFATSNSIDMHSFINERLKRYGPLFKTNIAGRPVAVSSDPEFNYFLLQQEGKLIELYYMDSFSQMIHHDNMSNLGGYFHRYLRRSILGHFGHEPLKRKLLSELEDVINQELHKWTNLPEVDVKRQTVPMLFDLTSQILMSHKPEENLGEDLNNMLQSIMTFPLYIPGTTFYKCIQKKRKAIKLTSRVVEERMKGYSCDNSAEGCNKTGDYLDEIVGDIGKEAFLTKEFVPYLLFGLLLATVETISPTITLATMYLLDNPSALQQLTEEHEEILKNREDANSGLVWEEYKSMTFTRYVINETLRLENVLPGMLRKVIADIHVDGYTIPKGWVLLVMPTALHLNPNIYEDPLTFNPSRWKNIGSNGMAKNFIPFGGGNRPCAGAEFSKVLVAVFLHVWVTKFRFTKIKGGNIVRSPILEFTDGFYVNVSRKHG, from the exons ATGGAGATATGGTATGTTTGGGTTTTCATAATATCTTTTTTCAGTGTAAGTGTAGGTAACTGGATTTATAGGTGGAGAAACCCTAAATGCAAGGGCAAACTCCCTCCTGGTTCCATGGGATTCCCTCTAATAGGAGAGACCCTTAGCTTCTTTGCCACTTCCAACTCCATTGACATGCATTCTTTCATTAATGAAAGATTGAAAAG atACGGTCCGTTGTTCAAGACAAACATAGCGGGTCGACCGGTGGCGGTGTCATCAGATCCCGAATTCAACTACTTCTTGCTGCAACAAGAAGGGAAACTCATCGAACTCTATTACATGGATTCCTTTTCACAGATGATACACCACGATAACATGAGTAACCTAGGTGGCTACTTCCACAGGTATCTACGGCGCTCCATTCTCGGTCATTTCGGGCATGAGCCACTCAAACGTAAGCTGTTGTCTGAGCTTGAGGATGTAATAAACCAAGAATTACATAAGTGGACCAATCTGCCAGAGGTCGATGTAAAACGCCAAACTGTTCCC ATGTTATTTGATTTAACCTCACAGATCCTGATGAGCCATAAACCAGAAGAAAATTTAGGTGAAGATTTAAACAACATGTTGCAATCAATTATGACATTTCCTTTATATATCCCTGGGACCACTTTCTACAAATGTATACAG aagaaaagaaaagcaataaAGCTGACAAGTAGGGTTGTAGAAGAGAGAATGAAGGGGTACTCTTGTGATAATTCAGCAGAAGGTTGCAATAAAACGGGAGATTATTTGGATGAAATAGTAGGAGACATTGGGAAAGAAGCATTTTTGACGAAGGAATTCGTGCCTTACCTTCTGTTTGGGCTACTCCTTGCTACTGTCGAGACTATTTCTCCCACTATCACTTTGGCTACCATGTATCTACTGGACAACCCATCGGCTTTGCAACAATTAACA GAGGAGCATGAGGAAATTCTAAAGAACAGAGAAGATGCCAATTCTGGACTTGTATGGGAGGAATACAAATCCATGACGTTCACTCGTTAC GTGATTAATGAAACACTTAGGTTAGAAAATGTTCTTCCTGGGATGCTGAGGAAGGTTATAGCTGACATTCACGTCGATG GATATACAATACCAAAAGGTTGGGTCCTATTGGTTATGCCCACAGCACTTCATCTAAACCCTAATATATATGAAGATCCTCTTACCTTCAACCCTTCAAGATGGAAG aacatTGGGAGCAATGGAATGGCAAAGAACTTCATACCATTTGGAGGAGGGAATAGGCCGTGTGCTGGGGCAGAGTTCAGCAAGGTTCTAGTGGCTGTCTTTTTACATGTCTGGGTCACCAAATTCAG GTTCACAAAAATCAAGGGAGGGAACATTGTTCGTTCACCCATTCTGGAATTTACAGATGGTTTCTACGTTAATGTTTCAAGGAAACATGGTTAA
- the LOC128034565 gene encoding protein DJ-1 homolog B-like: protein MAIVLVPGPLDQAKANIVVASVGDNLEILASRKVKLVADLLLDEAAKLTYDLVVLPGGLGGAQAFAKSDKLVNLLKKQAESNKPYGAICASPALVLGPHGLLKGKKATAYPAMCDKLSDQSHIHNRVVVDGNLITSRGPGTSMEFALGTVEKFFGRPKALELAKALLVVRQ, encoded by the exons ATGGCAATTGTTTTGGTACCAGGACCACTGGACCAAG CAAAGGCAAATATTGTGGTGGCCTCTGTTGGAGACAATCTTGAAATTCTGGCTTCTAGGAAAGTTAAATTAGTGGCAGATCTGCTTCTTGATGAAGCTGCTAAACTTACATATGACCTTGTAGTCTTGCCA GGAGGACTTGGTGGTGCCCAAGCATTTGCTAAATCTGATAAGCTGGTGAACTTGTTAAAAAAGCAAGCGGAATCAAACAAACCCTATGGAGCTATATGTGCCTCTCCAGCTTTGGTGTTGGGGCCTCATGGTTTACTCAAG GGGAAAAAGGCCACAGCTTACCCTGCAATGTGCGACAAGCTATCAGATCAAAGTCATATTCACAACAGAGTAGTGGTGGATGGCAACCTCATTACAAGCAGGGGCCCTGGAACTTCCATGGAGTTTGCACTAGGAACCGTGGAGAAGTTTTTCGGACGCCCGAAAGCCTTAGAGCTAGCAAAAGCACTGCTTGTTGTACGCCAGTAG